From one Mustela nigripes isolate SB6536 chromosome 16, MUSNIG.SB6536, whole genome shotgun sequence genomic stretch:
- the PSMC5 gene encoding 26S proteasome regulatory subunit 8 isoform X2, whose protein sequence is MELEEGKAGSGLRQYYLSKIEELQLIVNDKSQNLRRLQAQRNELNAKVRLLREELQLLQEQGSYVGEVVRAMDKKKVLVKVHPEGKFVVDVDKNIDINDVTPNCRVALRNDSYTLHKILPNKVDPLVSLMMVEKVPDSTYEMIGGLDKQIKEIKEVIELPVKHPELFEALGIAQPKGVLLYGPPGTGKTLLARAVAHHTDCTFIRVSGSELVQKFIGEGARMVRELFVMAREHAPSIIFMDEIDSIGSSRLEGGSGGDSEVQRTMLELLNQLDGFEATKNIKVIMATNRIDILDSALLRPGRIDRKIEFPPPNEEARLDILKIHSRKMNLTRGINLRKIAELMPGASGAEVKGVCTEAGMYALRERRVHVTQEDFEMAVAKVMQKDSEKNMSIKKLWK, encoded by the exons ATGGAGCTggaagaggggaaggcaggcagtgGACTCCGCCAGTATTACCTGTCCAAGATCGAAGAACTCCAG CTGATTGTAAATGATAAGAGCCAAAATCTCCGGAGGCTGCAGGCACAGAGGAATGAGCTTAATGCAAAAG TTCGCTTACTGCGGGAAGAGCTCCAGCTGCTGCAGGAACAGGGCTCCTACGTGGGGGAAGTAGTCCGGGCCATGGATAAGAAAAAAGTGTTGGTTAAG GTGCATCCAGAAGGCAAGTTTGTTGTAGATGTGGACAAGAACATCGACATCAACGAC GTGACACCCAATTGCCGGGTGGCTCTAAGGAACGACAGCTACACTCTGCACAAGATCTTGCCCAACAAGGTAGACCCACTGGTGTCCCTGATGATGGTGGAAAAGGTGCCAGATTCAACCTATGAGATGATCGGCGGACTGGACAAGCAGATTAAGGAGATCAAAGAAGTGATCGAGCTGCCTGTCAAGCATCCCGAGCTCTTTGAAGCGCTGGGCATTGCGCAGCCCAAG GGGGTGCTGCTTTATGGACCCCCAGGCACTGGGAAGACACTGTTGGCCCGGGCTGTGGCTCATCATACAGACTGCACCTTTATTCGCGTTTCTGGCTCTGAATTGGTACAGAAATTCATTGGGGAAG GGGCAAGGATGGTGAGGGAGCTGTTTGTCATGGCACGAGAACACGCTCCGTCTATCATCTTCATGGACGAAATTGACTCCATTGGCTCCTCACGGCTGGAGGGGGGTTCTGGAGGGGACAGTGAGGTGCAGCGGACGATGCTGGAGCTGCTCAACCAGCTCGATGGCTTTGAAGCCACCAAGAATATCAAG GTTATCATGGCCACAAATAGGATTGACATCCTGGACTCCGCTCTGCTTCGCCCCGGGCGCATCGACAGAAAAATTGAATTCCCGCCCCCCAATGAGGAG GCCCGGCTGGACATCTTAAAGATTCATTCTCGGAAAATGAACCTGACCCGGGGGATCAACCTGCGGAAAATCGCCGAGCTCATGCCTGGTGCATCAGGGGCTGAAGTGAAG GGTGTGTGCACCGAAGCCGGCATGTACGCCTTGCGGGAGCGGCGGGTCCACGTCACCCAGGAGGACTTCGAGATGGCTGTCGCCAAG GTCATGCAGAAGGACAGTGAGAAAAATATGTCTATCAAGAAGCTGTGGAAGTGA
- the PSMC5 gene encoding 26S proteasome regulatory subunit 8 isoform X1, with translation MALDGPEQMELEEGKAGSGLRQYYLSKIEELQLIVNDKSQNLRRLQAQRNELNAKVRLLREELQLLQEQGSYVGEVVRAMDKKKVLVKVHPEGKFVVDVDKNIDINDVTPNCRVALRNDSYTLHKILPNKVDPLVSLMMVEKVPDSTYEMIGGLDKQIKEIKEVIELPVKHPELFEALGIAQPKGVLLYGPPGTGKTLLARAVAHHTDCTFIRVSGSELVQKFIGEGARMVRELFVMAREHAPSIIFMDEIDSIGSSRLEGGSGGDSEVQRTMLELLNQLDGFEATKNIKVIMATNRIDILDSALLRPGRIDRKIEFPPPNEEARLDILKIHSRKMNLTRGINLRKIAELMPGASGAEVKGVCTEAGMYALRERRVHVTQEDFEMAVAKVMQKDSEKNMSIKKLWK, from the exons ATGGCGCTTGACGGACCGGAGCAG ATGGAGCTggaagaggggaaggcaggcagtgGACTCCGCCAGTATTACCTGTCCAAGATCGAAGAACTCCAG CTGATTGTAAATGATAAGAGCCAAAATCTCCGGAGGCTGCAGGCACAGAGGAATGAGCTTAATGCAAAAG TTCGCTTACTGCGGGAAGAGCTCCAGCTGCTGCAGGAACAGGGCTCCTACGTGGGGGAAGTAGTCCGGGCCATGGATAAGAAAAAAGTGTTGGTTAAG GTGCATCCAGAAGGCAAGTTTGTTGTAGATGTGGACAAGAACATCGACATCAACGAC GTGACACCCAATTGCCGGGTGGCTCTAAGGAACGACAGCTACACTCTGCACAAGATCTTGCCCAACAAGGTAGACCCACTGGTGTCCCTGATGATGGTGGAAAAGGTGCCAGATTCAACCTATGAGATGATCGGCGGACTGGACAAGCAGATTAAGGAGATCAAAGAAGTGATCGAGCTGCCTGTCAAGCATCCCGAGCTCTTTGAAGCGCTGGGCATTGCGCAGCCCAAG GGGGTGCTGCTTTATGGACCCCCAGGCACTGGGAAGACACTGTTGGCCCGGGCTGTGGCTCATCATACAGACTGCACCTTTATTCGCGTTTCTGGCTCTGAATTGGTACAGAAATTCATTGGGGAAG GGGCAAGGATGGTGAGGGAGCTGTTTGTCATGGCACGAGAACACGCTCCGTCTATCATCTTCATGGACGAAATTGACTCCATTGGCTCCTCACGGCTGGAGGGGGGTTCTGGAGGGGACAGTGAGGTGCAGCGGACGATGCTGGAGCTGCTCAACCAGCTCGATGGCTTTGAAGCCACCAAGAATATCAAG GTTATCATGGCCACAAATAGGATTGACATCCTGGACTCCGCTCTGCTTCGCCCCGGGCGCATCGACAGAAAAATTGAATTCCCGCCCCCCAATGAGGAG GCCCGGCTGGACATCTTAAAGATTCATTCTCGGAAAATGAACCTGACCCGGGGGATCAACCTGCGGAAAATCGCCGAGCTCATGCCTGGTGCATCAGGGGCTGAAGTGAAG GGTGTGTGCACCGAAGCCGGCATGTACGCCTTGCGGGAGCGGCGGGTCCACGTCACCCAGGAGGACTTCGAGATGGCTGTCGCCAAG GTCATGCAGAAGGACAGTGAGAAAAATATGTCTATCAAGAAGCTGTGGAAGTGA
- the FTSJ3 gene encoding pre-rRNA 2'-O-ribose RNA methyltransferase FTSJ3 isoform X1, with amino-acid sequence MGKKGKVGKSRRDKFYHLAKETGYRSRSAFKLIQLNRRFQFLQKARALLDLCAAPGGWLQVAAKFMPVSSLIVGVDLVPIKPLPNVVTLQEDITTERCRQALRKELKTWKVDVVLNDGAPNVGASWVHDAYSQAHLTLMALRLACDFLARGGCFITKVFRSRDYQPLLWIFQQLFRRVQATKPQASRHESAEIFVVCQGFLAPDKVDSKFFDPKFAFKEVEVQAKTVTELVTKKKPKAEGYAEGDLTLYHRTSVTDFLRAANPVDFLSKASEISLDDEELAQHPATTEDIQACCRDIKVLGRKELRSLLNWRTKLRRYMAKKLKEQAKALDISLSSGEEEEEEGEEESKAGTGQQLSKEDEEEEQLNRTLAEMKAQEVADLKRKKKKLLREQRKQRERVELKMDLPGVSIADEGETGMFSLRTIRGHQLLEAVTQGDMSAADTFLSDLPRDDIYVSDVEDDDDDASLESDLDPELLAGVGGSQHLKDQKQYVGDCASRGLDALGMSPEAELGIGVARGSWRAGPPAPTHCPWVYSVQFAEVEDDNKEEEEENPLLIPLEEKTVAQEEQASLWFSKDGFSGIEDDADAALEIRQAQLLSESRREARRQEPPPPPSLKTEKKPPQHRDEDPKGPEALAAAKTGPGPGKEGDGSSDSNSDSSSDEESWEPKRGKKRSCRPKSDDDGFEIVPIEDPAKHRVLDPEGLALGALIASSKKAKRDLIDDSFSRYAFNEEEGELPEWFVQEEKQHRLRQLPVDKKEVEHYRRRWREINARPIKKVAEAKARKKRRMLKKLEQTKKKAEAVVNTVDISEREKVAQLRSLYKKAGLGKEKRQVTYVVAKKGVGRKVRRPAGVRGHFKVVDSRMKKDQRAQQRKEQKKKHRRK; translated from the exons ATGGGCAAGAAGGGCAAGGTCGGGAAGAGCCGGCGGGACAAGTTCTATCACCTGGCGAAGGAGACCG GTTACCGCTCCCGTTCCGCTTTCAAGCTGATCCAGTTGAATCGCCGCTTTCAGTTCCTGCAGAAAGCTCGAGCCTTGCTGGACCTGTGTGCTGCGCCAGGGGGATG GTTGCAGGTGGCTGCTAAGTTTATGCCTGTATCCAGCCTTATTGTAG GAGTGGACCTGGTTCCAATCAAGCCTCTTCCCAATGTGGTGACACTCCAGGAGGACATCACGACAGAACGCTGTAGACAG gcCCTGAGAAAGGAACTGAAGACCTGGAAAGTTGATGTTGTGCTCAATGATGGGGCCCCCAACGTTGGGGCTAGCTGGGTCCATGATGCTTACTCACAAG CCCATTTGACACTGATGGCTCTGCGTTTGGCTTGTGATTTTCTGGCCCGTGGAGGCTGCTTTATCACAAAGGTTTTTCGTTCCCGTGACTACCAGCCTCTACTCTGGATCTTTCAGCAACTCTTCCGCCGTGTCCAGGCCACTAAGCCCCAAGCCTCTCGACACGAATCTGCAGAGATCTTTGTTGTTTGCCAAG GATTCCTGGCTCCTGACAAGGTTGACAGTAAATTCTTTGACCCCAAGTTTGCCTTCAAGGAGGTCGAAGTTCAGGCCAAGACTGTTACTGAGCTGGTGACTAAGAAGAAGCCAAAG GCTGAGGGTTACGCTGAGGGCGATCTCACACTCTACCACCGTACTTCAGTCACGGACTTCCTCCGAGCTGCCAACCCTGTTGACTTCCTCTCGAAAGCCAGCGAA ATCTCACTGGATGATGAAGAGTTGGCCCAGCATCCAGCTACCACTGAGGACATCCAGGCGTGCTGTCGGGATATCAAAGTGCTGGGGCGCAAGGAGCTCAG GTCCCTCCTGAACTGGAGAACAAAGCTCCGGCGATACATGGCTAAGAAGCTGAAGGAGCAAGCGAAGGCCCTGGACATCAG CCTCAGTtcgggagaggaagaggaggaagagggtgaggaGGAGTCTAAGGCTGGAACTGGGCAGCAGCTCTCTAAGGAGGACGAAGAGGAGGAACAATTAAACCGGACCCTGGCGGAGATGAAGGCGCAGGAGGTGGCCGACTTAAAGAG gaagaagaagaagctgctGCGTGAGCAGAGGAAACAGCGGGAGCGTGTGGAGCTGAAGATGGATCTTCCCGGGGTTTCTATTGCAGATGAGGGGGAGACTGGCATGTTCTCCCTGCGCACCATCCGGGGTCACCAG CTGTTGGAGGCGGTCACCCAAGGGGATATGAGCGCTGCAGACACGTTTCTGTCCGATCTGCCAAGAGATGACATCTACGTGTCCGATGTTGAGGACGACGACGATGACGCATCTCTGGAGAGTGACCTGGATCCAGAGTTGCTGGCTGGAGTTGGAGGATCTCAGCATCTAAAGGACCAGAAGCAGTACGTGGGGGACTGTGCAAGCAGAGGCCTTGACGCCCTCGGCATGAGCCCTGAAGCAGAGCTGGGCATAGGGGTCGCCAGAGGGAGTTGGAGAGCAGGTCCCCCAGCCCCTACCCACTGTCCTTGGGTCTACAGTGTACAATTTGCTGAAGTAGAAGATGATaacaaagaagaggaggaagagaatccACTGCTGATACCGCTGGAGGAAAAGACGGTAGCGCAGGAAGAGCAGGCCAGTCTGTGGTTCTCTAAG GATGGCTTCAGTGGGATCGAGGACGATGCCGACGCGGCGCTGGAGATCCGGCAGGCCCAGCTCCTGTCTGAGAGCCGTCGGGAGGCACGACGGCAGGAGCCCCCCCCGCCTCCCAGTCTGAAGACTGAGAAGAAACCTCCCCAGCACCGGGACGAAGACCCCAAGGGGCCAGAGGCTCTAGCAGCAGCCAAGACGGGCCCGGGGCCCGGCAAGGAAGGGGACGGCAGCTCGGACAGCAACAGCGACAGCAGCAGCGACGAAGAAAG TTGGGAACCCAAGCGCGGGAAGAAGCGAAGCTGCAGGCCTAAGTCCGATGACGACGGGTTTGAGATTGTGCCTATCGAGGACCCAG CGAAACATCGGGTACTAGATCCTGAAGGCCTGGCCCTGGGTGCTCTCATTGCCTCTTCCAAAAAGGCCAAGCGGGATCTCATAGATGACTCCTTCAGCAG GTATGCATTTAatgaggaggagggggagctTCCTGAGTGGTTTGTGCAAGAGGAAAAGCAGCACAGGCTCCGGCAGCTGCCTGTTGACAAGAAGGAGGTGGAACACTACCGCAGACGCTGGCGGGAGATCAACGCGCGGCCCATCAAGAAAGTAGCTGAGGCGAAGGCCAGAAAGAAACGGAGG atgctTAAGAAGCTGGAGCAAAccaagaagaaggcagaggctgtggTGAACACCGTGGACATCTCAGAACGCGAGAAAGTAGCTCAGCTTCGGAG TCTCTACAAGAAGGCCGGGCTCGGCAAGGAGAAACGCCAAGTCACCTATGTGGTAGCCAAAAAGGGCGTGGGCCGCAAAGTGCGCCGGCCAGCCGGGGTCCGAGGCCACTTCAAGGTGGTGGACTCAAGGATGAAGAAGGACCAAagagcacagcaaaggaaagagcagaagaaaaaacacagacGGAAGTGA
- the FTSJ3 gene encoding pre-rRNA 2'-O-ribose RNA methyltransferase FTSJ3 isoform X2 — translation MGKKGKVGKSRRDKFYHLAKETGYRSRSAFKLIQLNRRFQFLQKARALLDLCAAPGGWLQVAAKFMPVSSLIVGVDLVPIKPLPNVVTLQEDITTERCRQALRKELKTWKVDVVLNDGAPNVGASWVHDAYSQAHLTLMALRLACDFLARGGCFITKVFRSRDYQPLLWIFQQLFRRVQATKPQASRHESAEIFVVCQGFLAPDKVDSKFFDPKFAFKEVEVQAKTVTELVTKKKPKAEGYAEGDLTLYHRTSVTDFLRAANPVDFLSKASEISLDDEELAQHPATTEDIQACCRDIKVLGRKELRSLLNWRTKLRRYMAKKLKEQAKALDISLSSGEEEEEEGEEESKAGTGQQLSKEDEEEEQLNRTLAEMKAQEVADLKRKKKKLLREQRKQRERVELKMDLPGVSIADEGETGMFSLRTIRGHQLLEAVTQGDMSAADTFLSDLPRDDIYVSDVEDDDDDASLESDLDPELLAGVGGSQHLKDQKHVQFAEVEDDNKEEEEENPLLIPLEEKTVAQEEQASLWFSKDGFSGIEDDADAALEIRQAQLLSESRREARRQEPPPPPSLKTEKKPPQHRDEDPKGPEALAAAKTGPGPGKEGDGSSDSNSDSSSDEESWEPKRGKKRSCRPKSDDDGFEIVPIEDPAKHRVLDPEGLALGALIASSKKAKRDLIDDSFSRYAFNEEEGELPEWFVQEEKQHRLRQLPVDKKEVEHYRRRWREINARPIKKVAEAKARKKRRMLKKLEQTKKKAEAVVNTVDISEREKVAQLRSLYKKAGLGKEKRQVTYVVAKKGVGRKVRRPAGVRGHFKVVDSRMKKDQRAQQRKEQKKKHRRK, via the exons ATGGGCAAGAAGGGCAAGGTCGGGAAGAGCCGGCGGGACAAGTTCTATCACCTGGCGAAGGAGACCG GTTACCGCTCCCGTTCCGCTTTCAAGCTGATCCAGTTGAATCGCCGCTTTCAGTTCCTGCAGAAAGCTCGAGCCTTGCTGGACCTGTGTGCTGCGCCAGGGGGATG GTTGCAGGTGGCTGCTAAGTTTATGCCTGTATCCAGCCTTATTGTAG GAGTGGACCTGGTTCCAATCAAGCCTCTTCCCAATGTGGTGACACTCCAGGAGGACATCACGACAGAACGCTGTAGACAG gcCCTGAGAAAGGAACTGAAGACCTGGAAAGTTGATGTTGTGCTCAATGATGGGGCCCCCAACGTTGGGGCTAGCTGGGTCCATGATGCTTACTCACAAG CCCATTTGACACTGATGGCTCTGCGTTTGGCTTGTGATTTTCTGGCCCGTGGAGGCTGCTTTATCACAAAGGTTTTTCGTTCCCGTGACTACCAGCCTCTACTCTGGATCTTTCAGCAACTCTTCCGCCGTGTCCAGGCCACTAAGCCCCAAGCCTCTCGACACGAATCTGCAGAGATCTTTGTTGTTTGCCAAG GATTCCTGGCTCCTGACAAGGTTGACAGTAAATTCTTTGACCCCAAGTTTGCCTTCAAGGAGGTCGAAGTTCAGGCCAAGACTGTTACTGAGCTGGTGACTAAGAAGAAGCCAAAG GCTGAGGGTTACGCTGAGGGCGATCTCACACTCTACCACCGTACTTCAGTCACGGACTTCCTCCGAGCTGCCAACCCTGTTGACTTCCTCTCGAAAGCCAGCGAA ATCTCACTGGATGATGAAGAGTTGGCCCAGCATCCAGCTACCACTGAGGACATCCAGGCGTGCTGTCGGGATATCAAAGTGCTGGGGCGCAAGGAGCTCAG GTCCCTCCTGAACTGGAGAACAAAGCTCCGGCGATACATGGCTAAGAAGCTGAAGGAGCAAGCGAAGGCCCTGGACATCAG CCTCAGTtcgggagaggaagaggaggaagagggtgaggaGGAGTCTAAGGCTGGAACTGGGCAGCAGCTCTCTAAGGAGGACGAAGAGGAGGAACAATTAAACCGGACCCTGGCGGAGATGAAGGCGCAGGAGGTGGCCGACTTAAAGAG gaagaagaagaagctgctGCGTGAGCAGAGGAAACAGCGGGAGCGTGTGGAGCTGAAGATGGATCTTCCCGGGGTTTCTATTGCAGATGAGGGGGAGACTGGCATGTTCTCCCTGCGCACCATCCGGGGTCACCAG CTGTTGGAGGCGGTCACCCAAGGGGATATGAGCGCTGCAGACACGTTTCTGTCCGATCTGCCAAGAGATGACATCTACGTGTCCGATGTTGAGGACGACGACGATGACGCATCTCTGGAGAGTGACCTGGATCCAGAGTTGCTGGCTGGAGTTGGAGGATCTCAGCATCTAAAGGACCAGAAGCA TGTACAATTTGCTGAAGTAGAAGATGATaacaaagaagaggaggaagagaatccACTGCTGATACCGCTGGAGGAAAAGACGGTAGCGCAGGAAGAGCAGGCCAGTCTGTGGTTCTCTAAG GATGGCTTCAGTGGGATCGAGGACGATGCCGACGCGGCGCTGGAGATCCGGCAGGCCCAGCTCCTGTCTGAGAGCCGTCGGGAGGCACGACGGCAGGAGCCCCCCCCGCCTCCCAGTCTGAAGACTGAGAAGAAACCTCCCCAGCACCGGGACGAAGACCCCAAGGGGCCAGAGGCTCTAGCAGCAGCCAAGACGGGCCCGGGGCCCGGCAAGGAAGGGGACGGCAGCTCGGACAGCAACAGCGACAGCAGCAGCGACGAAGAAAG TTGGGAACCCAAGCGCGGGAAGAAGCGAAGCTGCAGGCCTAAGTCCGATGACGACGGGTTTGAGATTGTGCCTATCGAGGACCCAG CGAAACATCGGGTACTAGATCCTGAAGGCCTGGCCCTGGGTGCTCTCATTGCCTCTTCCAAAAAGGCCAAGCGGGATCTCATAGATGACTCCTTCAGCAG GTATGCATTTAatgaggaggagggggagctTCCTGAGTGGTTTGTGCAAGAGGAAAAGCAGCACAGGCTCCGGCAGCTGCCTGTTGACAAGAAGGAGGTGGAACACTACCGCAGACGCTGGCGGGAGATCAACGCGCGGCCCATCAAGAAAGTAGCTGAGGCGAAGGCCAGAAAGAAACGGAGG atgctTAAGAAGCTGGAGCAAAccaagaagaaggcagaggctgtggTGAACACCGTGGACATCTCAGAACGCGAGAAAGTAGCTCAGCTTCGGAG TCTCTACAAGAAGGCCGGGCTCGGCAAGGAGAAACGCCAAGTCACCTATGTGGTAGCCAAAAAGGGCGTGGGCCGCAAAGTGCGCCGGCCAGCCGGGGTCCGAGGCCACTTCAAGGTGGTGGACTCAAGGATGAAGAAGGACCAAagagcacagcaaaggaaagagcagaagaaaaaacacagacGGAAGTGA
- the DDX42 gene encoding ATP-dependent RNA helicase DDX42 isoform X2 encodes MAENPTAGVVQEEEEDNLEYDSDGNPIAPSKKIIDPLPPIDHSEIDYPPFEKNFYNEHEEITNLTPQQLIDLRHKLNLRVSGAAPPRPGSSFAHFGFDEQLMHQIRKSEYTQPTPIQCQGVPVALSGRDMIGIAKTGSGKTAAFIWPMLIHIMDQKELEPGDGPIAVIVCPTRELCQQIHAECKRFGKAYNLRSVAVYGGGSMWEQAKALQEGAEIVVCTPGRLIDHVKKKATNLQRVSYLVFDEADRMFDMGFEYQVRSIASHVRPDRQTLLFSATFRKKIEKLARDILIDPIRVVQGDIGEANEDVTQIVEILHSGPSKWNWLTRRLVEFTSSGSVLLFVTKKANAEELANNLKQEGHNLGLLHGDMDQSERNKVISDFKKKDIPVLVATDVAARGLDIPSIKTVINYDVARDIDTHTHRIGRTGRAGEKGVAYTLLTPKDSNFAGDLVRNLEGANQHVSKELLDLAMQNAWFRKSRFKGGKGKKLNIGGGGLGYRERPGLGSENTDRGNNNNVMSNYEAYKPSTGAMGDRLTAMKAAFQSQYKSHFVAASLSNQKAGSSAAGASGWTSAGSLNSVPTNSAQQGHNSPESPIASATKGIPGFGNTGNLSSAPVTYPSPGAQGVNSTASGNNSREGPGGGNGKRERYTENRGGSRHGHGESGNRHGDSPRHGDGGRHGDGYRYPESSSSSGSSSRHADGHRHGENRHGGGGGRHGESRGANDGRNGESRKEACNRESKVDPKVDSKMDKVDSKTDKTADGFAVPEPPKRKKSRWDS; translated from the exons ATTGACTATCcaccatttgaaaaaaatttttacaacGAGCATGAAGAAATAACCAACCTCACCCCTCAGCAGCTAATAGATCTCCGTCATAAGCTCAATCTTCGG GTCTCTGGTGCTGCGCCTCCTAGACCGGGAAGTAGTTTTGCTCATTTTGGGTTTGATGAACAACTTATGCACCAGATTCGGAAATCTGAGTACACACAGCCCACTCCAATACAGTGCCAG gGTGTGCCTGTGGCATTAAGTGGTAGAGACATGATTGGTATTGCCAAAACAGGCAGTGGGAAAACTGCAGCTTTTATCTGGCCCATGTTGATTCATATAATGGACCAGAAGGAATTGGAACCAGGAGATGGACCAATCGCAGTGATCGTGTGTCCTACTAGGGAGCTCTGCCAGCAG ATCCATGCAGAATGTAAGCGGTTTGGGAAAGCGTATAATCTTCGATCGGTTGCCGTATATGGAGGAGGAAGCATGTGGGAGCAGGCCAAGGCCCTTCAGGAGGGGGCAGAGATTGTTGTGTGTACCCCA GGACGACTAATTGATCATGTGAAGAAGAAAGCTACCAATCTTCAAAGAGTCTCTTACCTTGTGTTTGATGAAGCAGATCGCATGTTTGACATGGGATTTG aGTACCAGGTGCGATCCATAGCAAGTCATGTCCGTCCTGACAGACAGA CTCTTTTATTCAGTGCAACTTTTCGGAAAAAGATTGAAAAACTGGCCAGAGACATCCTGATCGACCCTATTCGTGTGGTGCAGGGAGACATTGGAGAG gcaAATGAAGATGTGACACAGATTGTGGAAATTCTCCATTCTGGGCCTAGTAAATGGAACTGGCTTACCCGGCGTCTGGTAGAATTTACCTCTTCAGGAAGTGTTCTCCTGTTTGTTACTAAAAAAGCCAATGCTGAGGAGCTAGCCAATAACCTTAAGCAGGAGGGTCATAATCTTGGGCTGCTTCATGGGGACATGGATCAGAGTGAAAGAAACAAGGTCATTTCAGACTTTAAGAAAAAGGACATCCCAGTCCTGGTGGCCACAGATGTTGCAG cccgTGGTCTGGACATTCCTTCAATTAAGACTGTCATTAACTATGACGTGGCACGAGACATTGATACTCATACTCACAGGATTGGCCGCACAGGACGAGCAGGTGAGAAAGGTGTGGCCTATACCTTACTGACTCCCAAGGACAGTAATTTTGCTGGTGACCTCGTCCGGAACTTAGAAGGAGCCAATCAGCATGTTTCCAAGGAACTCCTCGATCTGGCGATGCAG AATGCCTGGTTTCGGAAGTCCCgctttaaaggaggaaaaggcAAAAAGCTGAACATTGGTGGAGGCGGCCTCGGCTACAGGGAGCGGCCTGGCCTAGGCTCAGAGAACACG gaccGAGGCAACAACAATAACGTGATGAGCAATTATGAGGCCTACAAGCCCTCCACGGGAGCCATGGGAGATCGGCTGACGGCAATGAAAGCGGCTTTCCAG TCACAGTACAAGAGTCACTTTGTTGCTGCCAGCTTAAGCAACCAGAAGGCGGGAAGCTCTGCTGCTGGGGCAAGTGGATGGACTAGTGCAGGGAGCTTGAATTCTGTTCCAACTAATTCAGCCCAACAGGGCCATAACAGTCCAGAAAGCCCCATTGCCAGTGCCACCAAGGGTATCCCAGGCTTTGGCAATACTGGGAACCTCAGCAGCGCTCCAGTGACCTACCCTTCTCCTGGAGCACAGGGAGTCAACAGTACGGCTTCAGGGAATAACAGCCGAGAAGGGCCTGGGGGAGgcaatgggaagagagagagatacacgGAGAACAGGGGTGGCAGCCGTCACGGTCACGGAGAGAGTGGCAATCGGCATGGTGACAGTCCACGTCATGGAGATGGTGGTCGCCATGGAGACGGATACCGCTACccagaaagcagcagcagcagcggcagcagcagccgTCATGCTGACGGTCACCGTCACGGGGAGAACAGGCATGGAGGAGGTGGCGGTCGACACGGAGAGAGCCGAGGCGCAAACGATGGTCGGAATGGTGAGAGCAGGAAAGAGGCTTGTAACCGTGAGAGTAAGGTGGACCCCAAGGTGGACAGCAAGATGGACAAGGTGGACAGCAAGACAGATAAGACAGCTGATGGTTTTGCTGTCCCCGAGCCACCCAAGCGCAAGAAAAGCCGATGGGACAGttag